CCACTTTTTCTTTAGTATGTGTGGGTTGATTTCTTACTATTATAAAAGACGAACGGGAATAATACCCATTCGCCTTTTTAATTAAAGTATGAGAGCTGCTGCCCATCCAAAGATAAATAGCGGAATATTAAAATGGATAAATGTCGGTACACACGTATCCCAAATGTGATTGTGTCTTCCATCGGCATTCAATCCGGATGTCGGCCCTAACGTACTATCAGAAGCAGGAGAACCGGCATCACCAAGCGCTCCGGCCGTTCCAATTAAAGCAGCTGTGGCTAATGGAGAGAAGCCTGCACCGATACAAATCGGAACAAATAATGCTGCGATAATAGGAATTGTGGCAAATGAAGATCCAATCCCCATAGTAACGATCAGTCCAACTAACAGCAGTACAAAGGCGATCAGCATCTGATTATCTCCAAGGAACTGAGAACTTACATCTACTAAAGAAGAAACTGATTCCGTTGCCGTCAGCACATTCGCATATCCACTTGCAATCAGCATAACGAACGCAATCGTTCCCATCATCGCAATACCATCACTGACTACTTTATCGCCTTGTTTAAAAGGGACAATTCTAAACGCAAACATTATGATCAGTCCGGCTAAAGCCGCAAGAACCAATTCTTCGTAAAATGCCTGGATAAATAAAGTAACGATAATAGCAAGAATCGTAAAGACATGTTTTTTTGTGAATTTAATTGATTGAAGATCTTCAGACCTTAGTTGGAAATCTAATTCGTGTGAAGCCTGAGCTTCATTAGGGTCTTTTTTCTTTTTATATGTGATAAAAACAGCAATTAACAGCCCGACAATCATTCCAGAACCCGGAATAAGCAGAGACTGGGCAATCTGACTGATTCCCAAAGATACACCATTCGCTTCCATTGCCTCTTGGATTGTTTGATGAAAGATAAGCCCAAAACCTGCAGGGATCATTACATAGGGCGCTTTCAAGCCAAAAGTTAAAGCAGTCGCTACAGCTCTGCGGTCAAGCTTCATTCGATCAAATAAATGCAATAACGGAGGAATTAATATTGGGATAAAAGCAATATGAACGGGTACCACGTTTTGAGATAAACTGGCTACCCCGGCGATTACTAATACTGTGAATGTGCGTTTATCTTTAAATACTTTTAGCAGTCTCCCGACTAATATACTCGTAATTCCTGAATACGTAATAGCCACAGCGAAGGCTCCAAGCAAAATATAACTTAACGCTACACTCGCCTGGTTTCCCATACCGTCAACGATCAGCTGTAAAGAACCAATAAGGGATTCTCCGCTCATCACGCCTGCTGTTAAACCAGCAGCTAATATAGCAATAATGACATTTACACGCAATAAACTTAAAACAGTCAGCACAAGGACTGACACTATAACAGCTAGTGCCATGACACGATCTCCTTTCTAGTTTCTTTTCTTCATTAGCGATTTACCATAATAAAGGACGAGGGTAAAAAATGCAACCCTCATATAGAAATGAGAGCAGCTTTTTATAGCTTCTTCTCTAGATCTTCCAGCATTCTAATTAATGCATCTATATCCTCAAGGGAGGTTTGTTCAGGATCCATTTCTTCAATTCTGCTCATAAAATCCGTCAATCTCAGCTTCAGTTCAGTCATTTTTTCATCTTGTGACACAGGCAAACTCCTTTTTCAATTGATTGCACCTTGCCTATCATAGTACATGTCTCCTGTTCTGTCCACCACTGAACGCGTTCTCCACTAATTACCAAATAGAAGGGTACGGGGAGCGAATACTTTTTCGCTTTTTGCACGAGCTTACTCGAGAAACTTTAGCTGCCGGGTCTCGGGTCCGCCCGTTTATTATGCAGAATTCTCGCGGTATTCGCTCCCCGTGCCGCCACGTTTTAAACCGCGGTTCCCCTAAGGGTATTGAAACATTAAAAAAGCGCGGAAGAATTCGGGCTTACCGCTCAAATTCAATAGCGCCTTTTCTTAATTTAATTCATAGGAGAAGCTGACATGATCCTGAACAGGAATCCAGGCTCCCACGTTCTGCCTTGTTACATTTTTAATCTCAAGCATTTTCTTCGAACCTTTAAGTTTGATGTAAACATCTCCAAAAGCTACCTCTCCCTTTTCATTAAGGGCCGGAGCGTATGCTTTCAGATGACCGATTTTATTAACTGGAACCGAGTATTTATTCTGCTGGGTAGTTCCTCTTCCAATCACGGCTTCATAAGAAAGGGGAAGGTTGGAATGACTTTGGGCTTCGAGTAAGATAAGCCTCATCATCTGCTCACTTTCTTCAGCCTTTGTGGTAAGACCACCATTGACGGTCTTTTCTTCCTTCTGCTCATAACTCATCTCTTCGGTTTTCTGTCCACCTTGGTTATTGAGCTCATTCGTATTAATCTGCTGATATTCCCAGTTGACGTTGCTTTCTTTGGACTCATAGGATAGAGGCCAGCGGCCAAGAAAGATTTCACCTCGATAACCGATAGCAAGCGGTGAAGGTTTAATCGTTGTTTCATTTAACATTTCAATAAGCTCAGGATTTACGACAGGAACCTCTGATTTATTGATGAGTTCCCCCGTAAGTTCTTCGGCTTCAAGAATTTCCTGTTGGTCTGTTGAATTAGGGTACGTATTGTCTTTTGAGATATTCAACACGTGGCTCGGTATCTCAGATTGGCCTTCTTTCTCTTTAGCCCCAATTTGAAAAGGCAGAGAAAGAGAGATAAAACCAATAAGTACAATAAGTCCTAAATATTTTATTCTCATGGCGGGGACCACCTTTCTTTTTTCTTTTATCATGTGAAAAATGACCCCCGCCTATTCGTTAAGATGAAATGAGACGATTCATCACTCGTTCGGCTTTCGGATTGAAAAATTGTATAAATGGACCAATAAAAAGAAGAATAATGATTGTACCGATTCCTATAGGTCCGCCCATTAAAAGCGCAATAATTAAAGCAAACGATTCTGTCAAAGTTTTAGATACGGTAAGGCTTAAGCCGAATCTTTTCTGCAAAGCTACCATGAAATTATCGATAGGATTTAAGGAAAATTCAGGCTGTAGATACAAAGCTACACCGATGGCAATTACACAAATACCAAGCAATAGTATGAAACCCTGGTAAAACCAGCCAATAATCTCCATATCAGCTAAAGCGATCATCATCCAGAAGTCGACCATTTTACCAACAATTACTATTGTGATAACGGCGAGTAAGTCCGGTTTTTCTTTTGCTATAAACGCATTGGATACAATGAGCATTCCACCAATAATGATGACCCAGTTACCTATGGTCAAGCCGATTTTCTCCGTCAAGCCGACATTCAAGGCATCCCATGCACCGGCGCCCAAATCGGCATTGATGGTTAAAGTAATTCCTAATGAAATGATAATAAGGCCAATGATATAAAACGAACCTCTAATGAACCATTTTTTCAATTGTGCACCTTCTCTTCTGTTTATTCTTAAGTGAGAATGTTAAAGGTTTATAAAAAAAGTAATTCCTTATTCTTCGTTAACGGAACTCACTTTTGCGACTAGTCGTTTGGATTAAATATAACGTTTACATAGCGAACAAAAAAAAGAGCGCTCTCCTGATTCCAGGACGAGGCTCTTTTTATTTTACTTCGATAATTCGATAGACTCAAGGGTTTCTTCTACTTTTATACTATAGAGTACCGATTGAACCATGGAACAGTTTTTCTTAGAAATCTCCAGGTTTTTAAGCAGCTTGTCTTGATTCAGGCGATAACCTTTAACAACGAAATGAAGGTTGATTCGAGTGATCCGGTTCGCTTCTTCCGGATTTCTCTCAATATCAGCGGACACCTTAATGTCTTCATAATTAATTCTCTGCTTGTCCAGGATTTTCCGATAAACCCCCAGGCTGCAGCCGGCGACTGAGGCAACCATCAGCTGAAAAGGTCTGAAGCCATATGTCTCATCTCCGGAAATTTCTAATTCTCCATATTCAAAGGATGTACGGATTCCGCCTTCTTTCAGGTAAAAGTCCATTTATAATCCTCCTCCTTTTTCTTAGTCCCATATTAGTATAGTAACCTAATTTCACGTATCGATAAAATGTAGTTGCCCTTTAAAAAGGAAATCGTATAGGATTAAAAAGTATGATGTCTTTTCAGGGGGGTGTTTTTAATAGTATCAAATAGAACGCGTTTTTGGATACTTATCGGTCTTGTTACGATCTCAGGATTCTCCCAGGGGATGCTGCTTCCTTTGCTTGCTGTTATTTTAGAGCAGAACGGTGTTTCATCATCGGTAAACGGACTTCATGCCGCTGCTTTATACATAGGTATTTTAATTTCATCGCCATTTATGGAAAAACCTCTGCAAAAGTTCGGCTATAAACCCGTCATTATGTTTGGAGGCATATTAGTGATTGTTTCCTTGGCACTTTTTCCAGTTTGGCAGTCCCTGTGGTTCTGGTTCATTCTCCGCATGACGATCGGGATTGGCGACCAGATTCTGCATTTCGGAACCCAGACATGGATAACGGCTACCGCCCATGAAAAATCACGCGGCAAAAGCATCGCTTACTACGGGCTTTTCTTTAGCGTTGGCTTTACATTAGGGCCGCTGATGACCAACCTTTTATCGATTAGTATTTACCTGCCGTTTATTATTTCAGCTGTCATCAGCTTAGCTGTCTGGATGACAATGTGGTTTGTACGCAATCAGATGCCGCCACAGGAGCATCAAACTGCTTATGGCACGAGTTCTATCAAAAGGTTCGGCCTGGCGATCAAGCTTGGATGGGCTGCCTTCCTGCCTCCATTAACCTACGGGTTTCTGGAAGCAACGCTGCATGCTACTTTTCCGATCTATGGATTAAGGATCGGGCACGACGTTAATACGCTGTCGCTTATCATTCCATCGTTTGCGGCTGCCAGCCTGCTGTCTCAGATTCCTTTAGGATCGCTGAGCGACCGATATGGAAGAAAAATTGTCATTACTACAGTAATAGCCGGTGGAATTGCTGCCTTTACGTTAGCCGGCATTTTTGAAAGCTCAACAGCTGGACTGTTTATTACATTTGCAATCGGCGGTTTCTTTGTCGGTTCACTGTTTTCGCTCGGAATTACCTATATGACTGATCTCCTGCCAAAAGAGCTCCTTCCAGCGGGTAATATTCTCTGCGGCATGTCCTTTAGTATCGGAAGTATTGGAGGACCGTCGATTACAGGGATTTTTATTGACGTATTTGAAGGGATCTCTTTCTTTTATCTCATAGTCGTTACGTTAGTTATTGTTTTTCTCGGTGTTGCACTAAAACCGGCACCACAAAAAGCTGCCTCTTCCGCATGAGAAGGGCAGCTTTTTGCTTTATTCTGTTAACGCCTGATTCAGCACATTAATGTTCTTATTCATTAAGCTGAAATAGTCTTCCTCAGCTTCGATATCTTCTTCCGTAAGTACGGATAAATTGTGAACACGAAGAGGCTCTGCTCCAATTTCCTTCTGGACGACTTCAGAAACCTTCGGCGTGATATTCTGTTCAAATAGTACGTAATTCAAATCATTCTCTTCGGCTGTCTTAATAATGTTTTCCAATTCTTTCTGAGAAGGTTCGTTTGTCGGACTAAGGCCGGAAACTGCAATCTGTTCTATGCCGTAAGCCTGCTCCCAGTATCCATAAGCCGCATGAGAAACTATAATTTCTTTTTTATCCTGTCCTGCTACTTCATCATGGAATTTTTTATCCAGTTCTTCCAATTCAGCTTTTAACGCTTCAAAATTCTCATTAAACTGTTCCTCGGATTCCGGCTGCAGCTCTACCAGCATTTCCTTAATATTTTCTGCTAGCTGAATGGAACGCACCGGATCCAGCCAGATGTGCGGGTCATTTTCTCCATGGTCATGTCCTTCATGGCTTTCCTTCTCATCATGGGAGTCCTGTTCCCCATTACCCTCTTCGTGACTATTTTCATCGCTATGACTCTCTTCTTCATAGACGTGATCGTCGTCATGATTTTCTTCCTCATCATGCGAGTGGCCGCTCTTTTCAAGATCCAGACCATTTGCGGCTTCTAGAATGGCTACATCCTCTGACTCAATTGCGTCTGAGATTTTCTCAGCATATGACTCAAGTCCTGCACCATTATAAATAAATGCTTCAGCCTCTGCCAATTTCACCATTTCTTTCGTCGATGGTTCATACGAATGGGCATCAGATCCAGCCGGCAGGATAGAATTCACCTCTGCCTTCTCCCCTGCTATGCGTTCCGTAAAATACTGGAGAGGATAAACAGTTGTATTGATTTTTAACGTCTTCTTTTCTTCTTCAGATGATTGATTACTGCACGCTCCAAGTAATAAAATTCCTATAAGTATAAAAACACTAATTATTGCACGTCTCATCAATTGTAATCCTCCTTGATCTAATCACACTTCAACAGTATATAGTAATGATTACGTTCTGTAAATAGTAATCATTACTTCTAACCTCGAAAAGAGACCTTTCTAAGGCGGTTGAGAAAGTCTCTAAGCTACGGCAGCTAAAGGCGGCAGGCTAAAAAAGCTTGAAGAAAACCTAAGGTTTCTCTTCAAGCTAAGAAAGATCTTTTATAAAGAATCAACTGCAAAAAGGACACTTACCGTAGATTTCGAATT
This window of the Halobacillus sp. Marseille-Q1614 genome carries:
- a CDS encoding Na+/H+ antiporter family protein, whose product is MALAVIVSVLVLTVLSLLRVNVIIAILAAGLTAGVMSGESLIGSLQLIVDGMGNQASVALSYILLGAFAVAITYSGITSILVGRLLKVFKDKRTFTVLVIAGVASLSQNVVPVHIAFIPILIPPLLHLFDRMKLDRRAVATALTFGLKAPYVMIPAGFGLIFHQTIQEAMEANGVSLGISQIAQSLLIPGSGMIVGLLIAVFITYKKKKDPNEAQASHELDFQLRSEDLQSIKFTKKHVFTILAIIVTLFIQAFYEELVLAALAGLIIMFAFRIVPFKQGDKVVSDGIAMMGTIAFVMLIASGYANVLTATESVSSLVDVSSQFLGDNQMLIAFVLLLVGLIVTMGIGSSFATIPIIAALFVPICIGAGFSPLATAALIGTAGALGDAGSPASDSTLGPTSGLNADGRHNHIWDTCVPTFIHFNIPLFIFGWAAALIL
- a CDS encoding SE1561 family protein — encoded protein: MSQDEKMTELKLRLTDFMSRIEEMDPEQTSLEDIDALIRMLEDLEKKL
- a CDS encoding YfkD family protein → MRIKYLGLIVLIGFISLSLPFQIGAKEKEGQSEIPSHVLNISKDNTYPNSTDQQEILEAEELTGELINKSEVPVVNPELIEMLNETTIKPSPLAIGYRGEIFLGRWPLSYESKESNVNWEYQQINTNELNNQGGQKTEEMSYEQKEEKTVNGGLTTKAEESEQMMRLILLEAQSHSNLPLSYEAVIGRGTTQQNKYSVPVNKIGHLKAYAPALNEKGEVAFGDVYIKLKGSKKMLEIKNVTRQNVGAWIPVQDHVSFSYELN
- a CDS encoding YitT family protein — protein: MKKWFIRGSFYIIGLIIISLGITLTINADLGAGAWDALNVGLTEKIGLTIGNWVIIIGGMLIVSNAFIAKEKPDLLAVITIVIVGKMVDFWMMIALADMEIIGWFYQGFILLLGICVIAIGVALYLQPEFSLNPIDNFMVALQKRFGLSLTVSKTLTESFALIIALLMGGPIGIGTIIILLFIGPFIQFFNPKAERVMNRLISS
- a CDS encoding OsmC family protein, giving the protein MDFYLKEGGIRTSFEYGELEISGDETYGFRPFQLMVASVAGCSLGVYRKILDKQRINYEDIKVSADIERNPEEANRITRINLHFVVKGYRLNQDKLLKNLEISKKNCSMVQSVLYSIKVEETLESIELSK
- a CDS encoding MFS transporter, whose product is MVSNRTRFWILIGLVTISGFSQGMLLPLLAVILEQNGVSSSVNGLHAAALYIGILISSPFMEKPLQKFGYKPVIMFGGILVIVSLALFPVWQSLWFWFILRMTIGIGDQILHFGTQTWITATAHEKSRGKSIAYYGLFFSVGFTLGPLMTNLLSISIYLPFIISAVISLAVWMTMWFVRNQMPPQEHQTAYGTSSIKRFGLAIKLGWAAFLPPLTYGFLEATLHATFPIYGLRIGHDVNTLSLIIPSFAAASLLSQIPLGSLSDRYGRKIVITTVIAGGIAAFTLAGIFESSTAGLFITFAIGGFFVGSLFSLGITYMTDLLPKELLPAGNILCGMSFSIGSIGGPSITGIFIDVFEGISFFYLIVVTLVIVFLGVALKPAPQKAASSA
- a CDS encoding metal ABC transporter solute-binding protein, Zn/Mn family, yielding MRRAIISVFILIGILLLGACSNQSSEEEKKTLKINTTVYPLQYFTERIAGEKAEVNSILPAGSDAHSYEPSTKEMVKLAEAEAFIYNGAGLESYAEKISDAIESEDVAILEAANGLDLEKSGHSHDEEENHDDDHVYEEESHSDENSHEEGNGEQDSHDEKESHEGHDHGENDPHIWLDPVRSIQLAENIKEMLVELQPESEEQFNENFEALKAELEELDKKFHDEVAGQDKKEIIVSHAAYGYWEQAYGIEQIAVSGLSPTNEPSQKELENIIKTAEENDLNYVLFEQNITPKVSEVVQKEIGAEPLRVHNLSVLTEEDIEAEEDYFSLMNKNINVLNQALTE